One window of the Clostridium sp. MB40-C1 genome contains the following:
- the ade gene encoding adenine deaminase translates to MFNKFDTKPLWEVSKTLSSVAQGFEPADMVITNSKLINVCTREVIENIDVAISCGRIALVGDAKHCIGENTEVVDAKGQYIAPGFLDGHIHVESSMLSVSEYARSVVPHGTVGIYMDPHEICNVLGLNGVRYMIEDGKGTPLKNMVTTPSCVPAVPGFEDTGAAVGPEDVRETMKWDEVVGLGEMMNFPGILYSTDHAHGVVGETLKANKTVTGHYSLPETGKGLNGYIASGVRCCHESTRAEDALAKMRLGMYAMFREGSAWHDLKEVSKAITENKVDSRFAVLISDDTHPHTLLKDGHLDHIIKRAIEEGIDPLTAIQMVTINCAQCFQMDHELGSITPGKCADIVFIEDLKNVKITKVIIDGNLVAKDGVLTTSIAKYDYPEDAMHSMHIKDKITPASFNIMAENKEEVTARVIEIIPERVGTYERHIQLKVKDNKVQCNPNKDVLKAVVFERHHETGKAGYGFVKGFGIKRGAMAATVAHDAHNLLVIGTNDEDMSLAANTLIECGGGMVAVQDGKVLGLVPLPIAGLMSNKPLEEMAEMVEKLDSAWKKIGCDIVSPFMTMALIPLACLPELRLTNRGLVDCNKFEFVSLFVEE, encoded by the coding sequence ATGTTTAATAAATTTGATACAAAGCCTCTTTGGGAGGTAAGTAAAACTTTATCAAGTGTAGCACAGGGATTTGAACCAGCTGATATGGTAATTACAAATTCAAAGCTTATAAATGTTTGTACAAGAGAAGTTATTGAAAATATAGATGTAGCAATTAGTTGTGGGAGAATTGCATTAGTAGGTGATGCAAAACATTGTATAGGAGAAAATACAGAAGTAGTTGATGCAAAAGGTCAATATATTGCACCAGGTTTTTTAGATGGCCATATTCATGTTGAATCATCAATGTTAAGTGTAAGTGAATATGCTCGTTCAGTAGTTCCACATGGTACTGTCGGAATATATATGGATCCACATGAAATTTGTAATGTACTTGGATTGAATGGTGTACGCTATATGATTGAAGATGGTAAGGGTACTCCACTTAAAAACATGGTAACCACACCATCTTGTGTGCCAGCAGTTCCAGGTTTTGAAGATACAGGAGCAGCTGTAGGACCAGAAGATGTTAGAGAAACAATGAAGTGGGATGAAGTAGTTGGTCTAGGAGAGATGATGAATTTCCCAGGTATACTTTATTCTACAGATCATGCTCATGGAGTGGTAGGAGAAACTTTAAAAGCTAATAAGACAGTAACGGGACATTATTCTTTACCTGAAACAGGAAAAGGGTTAAATGGATATATTGCATCAGGTGTAAGATGTTGCCACGAATCTACAAGAGCTGAAGACGCCCTTGCTAAAATGCGTCTTGGAATGTATGCAATGTTTAGAGAGGGTTCTGCATGGCATGATTTAAAGGAAGTAAGTAAGGCAATTACAGAAAATAAGGTAGATAGTAGATTTGCTGTTTTAATATCTGATGATACTCATCCGCATACATTGCTTAAAGATGGACATTTAGATCATATTATAAAACGTGCTATAGAAGAAGGGATAGACCCATTAACTGCAATCCAAATGGTAACAATAAACTGTGCACAATGTTTCCAAATGGATCATGAATTAGGTTCTATAACTCCAGGAAAATGCGCAGATATTGTATTTATAGAAGATTTAAAAAATGTAAAAATAACAAAAGTTATTATAGATGGAAATTTAGTTGCAAAGGATGGAGTGCTAACTACATCAATAGCTAAATATGATTATCCTGAAGATGCTATGCATTCCATGCATATTAAAGATAAAATAACACCAGCTTCCTTTAATATTATGGCTGAGAATAAAGAAGAGGTAACTGCAAGGGTTATTGAAATTATACCTGAAAGAGTTGGTACCTATGAGAGACATATTCAGCTTAAGGTTAAAGATAATAAAGTTCAATGTAACCCAAATAAAGATGTTTTAAAAGCAGTTGTTTTCGAAAGACATCACGAGACAGGAAAAGCAGGATATGGATTTGTTAAAGGATTTGGTATTAAAAGAGGGGCTATGGCAGCAACAGTTGCTCATGATGCTCACAATTTACTAGTTATAGGAACAAATGATGAGGATATGTCATTAGCTGCTAATACATTAATAGAGTGTGGCGGAGGAATGGTAGCTGTACAAGATGGCAAAGTATTAGGCTTAGTGCCTTTACCAATAGCAGGACTTATGAGTAATAAGCCTTTAGAAGAAATGGCTGAAATGGTAGAAAAATTAGATAGTGCATGGAAAAAAATCGGATGTGATATAGTTTCACCATTTATGACCATGGCACTTATTCCACTTGCTTGTCTACCAGAGCTAAGATTAACCAATAGGGGATTGGTAGATTGTAATAAATTTGAATTTGTATCATTGTTTGTGGAAGAATAG
- a CDS encoding amidohydrolase, with protein sequence MSQILIKNGYVITMDCSKKIFQQGDILIEDSKIIALGDVNPELIKSNVEIIDANGKIIMPGLVNTHVHLSQQLARGLADDVDLLTWLRKRIWPYESNMDLEDSYISSLACCTELIRSGVTTFCEAGGQEVDGMGKAVTEAGLRGVLCRSTMDCGDGLPLKWQETTEESLEKQVELLEKWNGKADGRIKYWFGLRTIFNTTDKLITKTKELADKYKVGIHMHVAEIEEEVRYAEATRGDTTVQHLAKLGVLDKNFLAVHTVWLTEQEIDLFKLHNVKVSHNPGAAMKVVLGFARIPEMLEKGINVSIGTDGAPSNNRMDMFDEMHLTSLIHKGRRLNPQVVPAEQVLEMATINGATCALWEDEIGSLEVGKKADLIIINPKSIGSLPIHDPIGNIVYSMHSSDVESSMCNGKWLMKNKVLLTINEEDIIKEAQEKATALVKKAGIVLPRRF encoded by the coding sequence ATGAGTCAAATTTTAATAAAAAACGGTTATGTTATTACAATGGATTGTTCAAAGAAAATATTTCAGCAAGGTGATATTTTAATTGAGGATTCTAAAATCATTGCTTTAGGTGATGTGAATCCTGAATTAATTAAATCAAATGTTGAAATTATAGATGCTAATGGAAAAATTATAATGCCTGGGTTGGTAAATACTCATGTGCATTTATCTCAACAATTAGCTAGGGGATTAGCTGATGATGTGGATCTTTTAACTTGGCTTCGTAAACGGATATGGCCATATGAAAGCAATATGGATTTAGAGGATTCTTATATTTCTTCACTAGCTTGTTGCACAGAACTAATACGTTCAGGTGTTACTACTTTTTGTGAAGCTGGTGGACAAGAAGTAGATGGTATGGGAAAAGCGGTAACAGAAGCAGGGCTTAGAGGTGTTCTTTGTCGTTCTACCATGGACTGCGGTGATGGTTTGCCATTAAAATGGCAAGAAACTACAGAGGAATCTTTAGAGAAACAAGTAGAGTTACTTGAAAAGTGGAATGGAAAAGCAGATGGGCGTATTAAATATTGGTTTGGCTTAAGAACTATTTTTAATACTACTGATAAGTTAATAACTAAAACTAAAGAACTAGCGGATAAATATAAAGTAGGTATTCATATGCATGTTGCTGAAATAGAAGAGGAAGTTAGATATGCAGAAGCAACTCGTGGTGATACTACTGTTCAGCATTTAGCTAAATTAGGGGTATTAGATAAAAACTTTTTAGCTGTGCACACTGTGTGGCTTACAGAACAAGAAATTGATTTATTTAAGCTTCATAATGTAAAAGTATCTCATAATCCTGGTGCTGCAATGAAGGTTGTCTTAGGCTTTGCACGTATTCCAGAAATGCTGGAAAAAGGAATCAATGTTTCAATTGGAACTGATGGTGCTCCTTCTAATAATAGAATGGACATGTTTGATGAAATGCATCTAACTTCATTAATACATAAGGGTAGAAGATTAAATCCACAGGTTGTTCCTGCTGAACAAGTATTAGAGATGGCTACAATAAATGGTGCTACTTGTGCTCTTTGGGAAGATGAAATAGGATCTTTAGAAGTAGGAAAAAAAGCAGACCTAATAATTATTAATCCTAAATCCATTGGTAGCCTTCCTATACATGACCCAATTGGAAATATAGTATATTCAATGCACTCTAGTGATGTAGAATCTTCTATGTGTAATGGTAAGTGGTTAATGAAGAATAAGGTACTATTAACTATAAATGAAGAGGATATTATTAAAGAAGCGCAAGAAAAGGCAACAGCATTAGTTAAAAAAGCAGGTATTGTTTTACCTAGACGTTTCTAG
- a CDS encoding SDR family NAD(P)-dependent oxidoreductase, which produces MENKNLENQIAIVTGAGSGIGRELCLSLAKRGAKIMVTDINEKGIEETKKLIEAQSGYAETYKLDVVDSDMVKNVMDEIYIKHNRIDILISNAGISTPPSLATKMSEEHWDKLLKVHLYGTFNCVKACGEYMKANNYGRIVLSSSLGGVFGFAGNVNYAVAKTGMVGMTYTLAKELGPYGITVNAVQPGIIRTPMTKEALKAFEEGFIKETPVRRIGEVDDVSNAIAFFCMPESSFVTGVVMRIDGGYILQSSMDQIMMDICSK; this is translated from the coding sequence ATGGAGAATAAAAATTTAGAAAATCAAATTGCAATAGTTACAGGTGCAGGTTCAGGTATTGGTAGAGAACTTTGTTTAAGCTTAGCTAAAAGAGGGGCTAAGATAATGGTTACTGATATTAATGAAAAGGGAATTGAGGAGACTAAAAAGCTTATTGAAGCTCAGAGCGGATATGCAGAAACATATAAACTCGATGTTGTAGATAGTGACATGGTGAAAAATGTAATGGATGAAATATATATAAAACATAATAGAATAGATATCCTTATTAGTAATGCTGGTATTTCAACACCTCCTTCTTTAGCAACTAAAATGTCAGAAGAACATTGGGATAAGCTTCTTAAAGTTCACTTATATGGAACATTCAATTGTGTAAAAGCATGTGGTGAATACATGAAAGCTAATAATTATGGAAGAATTGTTTTATCTTCATCTTTAGGTGGTGTGTTCGGATTTGCAGGAAATGTGAATTATGCCGTTGCTAAAACAGGAATGGTAGGAATGACATATACTCTTGCAAAAGAATTAGGTCCTTATGGAATAACTGTAAATGCTGTTCAACCAGGAATAATAAGAACTCCAATGACAAAAGAGGCACTAAAAGCTTTTGAAGAAGGATTTATAAAAGAAACACCTGTTAGAAGAATTGGAGAAGTTGATGATGTGTCTAATGCCATAGCATTTTTCTGTATGCCAGAATCTAGTTTTGTTACTGGGGTTGTAATGAGAATAGATGGAGGCTATATTCTACAATCAAGTATGGATCAAATTATGATGGATATTTGTTCAAAATAG
- a CDS encoding spore germination protein, whose protein sequence is MLKKLLTKIKYNNLNRMYNFLNNSSRIKATNQSESIPKSIIQIKEKLNQVFSGTNDFIMREVTLCNKFNTNILIIYIDGMVNINLLDENILKPLMNEKVGGYFQQEFTSKDSNINILKKNILTCSQIEEINDFNQIVNKVLEGNVILYVEGTTVALSINLMEVKSRDISEPLTDPVIRGPREGFTELLSTNKVMIRRIIRNSNLKFEDITLGKQTNTTITICYIKGITNEQIIETLRKRLKKIETDAILESGYLEEFIEDAPFSVFPTVGAYEKPDVICGKILEGRVAILCDGSPFVLTVPYLLIESIQTSEDYYIKPLVATFYRIIRIIGLFISINLPAMYLALISFHQEVIPFKLLLTIISSRQKVPYSAFTESFLMLLTFEILRESGIRMPRPAGSTVSLVGALVLGQSAVQAGLVSTPMVIVTAITAIGGFMSGSLLGAIPIIRLILLLVSNFTGLLGIMVVNIMILIHLSSIRSFGVPYLSPFASFSVTDLKDTVVRLPLWAMITRPRSLTWGKMNDVKYRTKNNSPKKEK, encoded by the coding sequence ATGCTAAAAAAGCTACTCACAAAAATAAAATATAATAATTTAAATAGAATGTATAATTTCTTAAATAATTCTTCAAGAATTAAAGCTACCAATCAGAGTGAATCTATTCCAAAATCCATAATACAGATTAAAGAAAAATTGAATCAAGTATTTTCGGGAACTAATGATTTTATTATGAGAGAAGTTACTTTATGTAATAAATTTAATACAAATATTTTGATTATATATATTGATGGAATGGTTAATATAAATCTACTTGATGAAAATATTTTAAAGCCTCTAATGAATGAGAAAGTAGGCGGATATTTTCAGCAAGAATTTACATCAAAGGATAGTAATATAAATATTCTAAAAAAAAATATTTTAACTTGTAGTCAGATTGAAGAGATAAACGATTTTAACCAAATTGTGAATAAGGTACTAGAAGGTAATGTCATCTTATACGTAGAGGGTACCACAGTTGCATTAAGTATAAATTTGATGGAAGTAAAATCTAGAGATATTTCTGAACCTTTAACAGATCCTGTTATTCGTGGTCCAAGGGAAGGGTTTACGGAACTTTTAAGCACTAATAAAGTTATGATACGTAGAATAATTAGAAATTCTAATTTGAAATTCGAGGATATAACTTTAGGAAAACAGACAAATACAACAATCACAATATGTTATATTAAAGGAATTACTAATGAACAGATTATAGAAACTTTACGAAAAAGATTAAAGAAAATTGAGACTGATGCAATATTAGAATCTGGTTATTTAGAAGAGTTTATTGAGGATGCTCCCTTTAGTGTGTTTCCAACTGTTGGAGCATATGAAAAGCCAGATGTTATTTGTGGAAAGATTTTAGAAGGAAGGGTAGCTATTCTTTGTGATGGTAGCCCATTTGTTTTGACTGTTCCATATTTATTGATTGAATCAATTCAGACTTCAGAAGATTATTATATTAAGCCACTTGTTGCTACTTTTTATAGAATAATTAGGATTATTGGTTTGTTTATTTCTATAAACTTACCTGCTATGTATCTTGCTTTAATTTCTTTTCATCAAGAAGTGATACCCTTTAAACTATTATTAACAATAATTTCCTCAAGGCAGAAAGTTCCCTATTCGGCGTTTACTGAATCATTTTTAATGCTACTGACATTTGAGATATTACGAGAATCGGGGATAAGGATGCCTAGACCAGCAGGCTCAACAGTTAGCCTTGTTGGAGCTTTGGTTCTTGGTCAATCTGCAGTGCAAGCAGGTTTGGTTAGTACTCCTATGGTAATTGTCACTGCTATTACAGCTATTGGAGGGTTTATGTCAGGTTCGTTACTCGGAGCTATCCCAATCATACGATTAATATTATTGCTTGTATCTAATTTTACGGGACTATTAGGAATTATGGTTGTGAATATTATGATTCTAATTCATTTAAGCTCAATAAGATCTTTTGGTGTTCCTTATTTATCTCCATTTGCATCATTTAGTGTAACGGATTTGAAAGATACAGTCGTTCGCTTACCATTATGGGCTATGATTACTAGACCAAGGTCTTTAACATGGGGGAAGATGAATGATGTAAAATACAGAACAAAAAATAATTCCCCTAAGAAAGAAAAATGA
- a CDS encoding Ger(x)C family spore germination protein: MRCKKIKLFIICLMFFVLSGCWNNKDLREMGIVVGVSLEKVNNDEIEVTIQLIEPTLDEKGNQGGKDKTWRSLSARGKTAFEANRNLLTKVNKQLNYSNIQVMIIGEKLAQDGIGDILDFFQRVHEIDKREIVLISKGINPKKLLNIEPSEQDASALEIIQIVKNTSKLASIRRMTIHDLILNIAEENNSVIGMVKILEVNEKLTTENLDFMGAAVFNKDKLAGWLSPSESYGFSIVDNKFKNPIINISNPLDSDKKVTIEITQCVTKKNVIFNNSKPMLSVEVNAEGKMVEQHGKGDLTSANKIKDLELETAEEIKKIVDNTIKNAQENLHIDIFSFGKVIHSKNLTYWRQVKNNWNEVFCDLPVDIKVQYKNKEMGFIKKHI; encoded by the coding sequence ATGCGCTGCAAAAAAATTAAATTGTTTATAATTTGTTTAATGTTCTTTGTTCTTTCAGGTTGTTGGAATAACAAGGATTTAAGAGAAATGGGGATAGTTGTAGGAGTTAGTCTTGAGAAAGTAAACAATGATGAAATAGAAGTTACTATACAGTTAATTGAGCCAACTTTAGATGAAAAAGGAAATCAAGGAGGTAAGGATAAAACATGGCGTTCACTGTCTGCTCGAGGAAAAACTGCATTTGAAGCAAATAGAAACTTATTAACAAAGGTGAATAAACAATTGAATTATTCAAATATTCAGGTGATGATCATTGGAGAAAAACTTGCTCAAGATGGTATAGGTGATATTTTGGATTTTTTTCAAAGAGTTCATGAAATAGATAAAAGAGAAATTGTACTCATTTCAAAAGGAATAAATCCTAAAAAGTTACTTAATATAGAGCCATCAGAACAAGATGCCTCTGCTTTAGAAATTATTCAAATAGTAAAAAATACTTCTAAATTGGCATCTATAAGAAGAATGACTATACATGATTTAATACTAAATATTGCTGAGGAAAATAACTCTGTAATTGGTATGGTGAAAATTTTAGAAGTAAATGAAAAGCTGACAACGGAAAATTTAGATTTTATGGGGGCGGCAGTTTTTAACAAGGATAAACTAGCTGGGTGGTTAAGTCCAAGTGAGAGTTATGGTTTTTCAATTGTAGATAATAAATTTAAAAATCCAATCATAAATATCTCAAACCCATTGGATTCTGATAAAAAGGTCACAATAGAAATTACCCAATGTGTGACTAAAAAAAATGTAATATTTAATAATAGTAAACCTATGCTCTCTGTGGAAGTAAATGCAGAGGGAAAAATGGTAGAACAACATGGAAAGGGAGATTTAACTTCAGCTAATAAAATTAAGGACTTAGAATTAGAGACTGCAGAAGAAATAAAAAAAATAGTTGATAACACAATAAAGAATGCTCAAGAAAACTTACATATAGATATCTTTAGTTTTGGCAAAGTTATTCATAGCAAAAATTTAACCTATTGGAGACAAGTTAAAAATAATTGGAATGAAGTATTTTGTGATTTGCCTGTAGATATAAAAGTACAATATAAAAATAAAGAGATGGGCTTTATAAAGAAGCATATATGA
- a CDS encoding nucleobase:cation symporter-2 family protein: protein MKNTKDTNLIVGIDEKISVKYAFFLGLQHVFAMDLYIVPIILAGILSLDAQNTAYFIQMSFIAAGVATLVQTGLCMRLPIMQGPSYIPIGALAAIGSKLGLQAMVGSLIPGSLFLMILGYPLRFLSKIISKFIPHIVGGTVIVIVGVSLMPVAMTNIFTAPGNLKINCILALISSSLLVICMMIGRRSNKFGKFVKLTSVMISLVGGTIAASLLGVADFTPVASASWFSFPKLLPFGKPVFDLKAVLTMLFIYAVILVETSGTWFAVSAVTGSELTDKGLNRGAVGEGIGCFIGALFGGTPMTGYSTNAGIIAVTGVGSRMAIIAGGIILIALGMLPKLMNVIACIPGAVVSGVFAVVCVIIAMNGFKSIQHENLDERNMLLIGLPILLALGTTVLPKDILNSLPSLANYIFSSGITVGALAAVILNILLPKTSTKVPKIQEYEEAM from the coding sequence ATGAAAAACACTAAAGATACTAATTTAATTGTTGGAATTGATGAAAAAATCAGTGTAAAATATGCCTTTTTCCTAGGTTTACAACACGTTTTTGCTATGGATTTGTACATAGTACCTATAATTTTGGCAGGTATTTTATCTCTAGATGCCCAAAATACAGCTTATTTTATCCAAATGAGTTTTATTGCTGCTGGAGTTGCAACACTAGTACAAACTGGCTTATGTATGCGCTTGCCTATTATGCAGGGACCTTCCTATATTCCTATTGGTGCCTTAGCTGCTATCGGAAGCAAATTAGGGCTGCAAGCCATGGTTGGTAGTTTAATTCCAGGTTCCCTATTTTTAATGATACTGGGTTATCCATTACGTTTTCTTTCAAAAATAATTTCTAAATTTATTCCACATATTGTGGGAGGTACTGTTATTGTTATAGTAGGGGTTTCTTTAATGCCAGTTGCTATGACTAACATTTTTACTGCACCAGGTAATTTAAAAATAAATTGCATCCTTGCTCTTATTTCATCATCCTTATTGGTTATATGTATGATGATTGGCCGTAGATCAAATAAGTTTGGTAAATTTGTTAAACTTACATCTGTAATGATTTCATTAGTTGGAGGAACTATAGCAGCTTCATTATTAGGTGTGGCAGATTTTACACCTGTTGCAAGTGCATCTTGGTTTTCATTCCCTAAACTATTACCTTTCGGAAAGCCAGTATTTGATTTAAAAGCAGTTTTAACTATGTTATTTATTTATGCGGTTATTTTAGTTGAAACATCAGGAACTTGGTTTGCAGTTTCTGCTGTTACTGGAAGCGAATTGACTGATAAAGGATTGAATAGAGGTGCTGTAGGGGAAGGAATTGGTTGTTTTATAGGTGCATTATTTGGTGGTACTCCAATGACTGGTTATTCAACAAATGCAGGTATTATTGCAGTAACGGGGGTTGGTAGTAGAATGGCTATTATTGCTGGAGGAATTATATTAATTGCACTGGGGATGTTACCTAAATTAATGAATGTAATTGCTTGTATACCTGGTGCGGTTGTCAGTGGAGTTTTTGCAGTGGTTTGTGTAATTATTGCTATGAACGGTTTTAAATCAATTCAACATGAAAATCTTGATGAAAGAAATATGTTGTTAATTGGACTACCTATACTTTTAGCACTTGGAACTACTGTTTTACCTAAAGATATATTAAATAGTTTGCCAAGCCTTGCCAATTATATTTTCTCTTCTGGAATAACAGTAGGGGCTTTGGCGGCAGTAATATTAAATATACTTTTACCTAAAACATCTACAAAAGTACCTAAAATACAAGAATATGAAGAAGCTATGTAG
- a CDS encoding endospore germination permease, which produces MKNFEKISAFQLFLWMLTFTFGDMSIINPAVGYGAGQDSWIGFGIGWILGLFIMLMYMTIIKLNPSKTIIQILKDCFGKCLGIILGICYIVYFMYANSLVVREFGEYIYIINYPDTPILFIMASLVFLVSFAAKKGPEIIARVYGILVYVFIFFVIMISLLLIPHIQFMNILPVLENGWHPIFRSSISSVAFPFGELVIFMMIYDNVNDNENIKKAAFSAMMIGGAIIFITILRDIMVLGPSLLENLTFPGQTSSELIPDPMNISPLIAINLIIGSSAESSTYLYASTKGVAQLLNLNDHRPFVFPMAILLLILCIWNYRDIFQFFNSVSEVYVYFAIPFQVIIPFVIMIISLSKKKKSSQKI; this is translated from the coding sequence ATGAAGAATTTTGAAAAAATATCTGCTTTTCAACTATTTTTATGGATGTTAACTTTTACTTTTGGAGATATGTCTATTATAAACCCTGCTGTAGGATATGGAGCGGGTCAAGATAGTTGGATAGGATTTGGTATTGGTTGGATTTTGGGGCTTTTTATAATGTTAATGTATATGACAATAATTAAATTAAATCCATCTAAAACTATTATTCAGATTTTAAAAGATTGTTTTGGTAAATGTTTAGGAATTATATTAGGGATTTGTTATATAGTTTACTTTATGTATGCTAATTCTTTAGTAGTAAGAGAGTTTGGTGAATATATATATATTATAAACTACCCTGATACTCCTATTCTTTTTATTATGGCATCATTAGTTTTTTTAGTTTCCTTTGCAGCTAAAAAGGGTCCAGAAATTATAGCTAGAGTATATGGAATCCTTGTTTATGTATTTATTTTTTTTGTTATAATGATATCTTTATTATTAATACCTCATATACAGTTTATGAATATCCTTCCTGTATTAGAGAATGGATGGCATCCCATTTTTAGGAGTAGTATATCCTCAGTTGCCTTCCCTTTTGGAGAATTAGTAATTTTTATGATGATTTATGATAATGTTAATGATAATGAAAATATAAAGAAAGCTGCTTTTTCAGCTATGATGATAGGAGGAGCTATTATATTTATTACTATATTGCGTGACATAATGGTTTTAGGACCGAGTCTATTAGAAAACTTAACTTTTCCTGGGCAGACATCATCGGAATTAATACCTGATCCTATGAATATCTCACCTCTTATTGCTATTAATTTAATAATTGGAAGTAGTGCAGAATCATCAACTTATCTTTATGCTTCAACAAAGGGAGTTGCTCAATTGTTAAATTTGAATGACCATAGACCATTTGTATTTCCTATGGCTATATTGTTGCTTATTTTATGTATTTGGAATTATCGCGACATTTTTCAGTTTTTTAATAGTGTATCAGAGGTGTATGTTTACTTCGCTATACCTTTTCAAGTAATCATTCCATTTGTTATTATGATTATTTCATTGAGTAAGAAAAAAAAATCAAGCCAAAAGATTTAA